The Spirosoma radiotolerans genome has a window encoding:
- a CDS encoding TonB-dependent receptor: MKAIGRMSRGKKISFLIALWVATASWCLAQSDACVAKLQGQILGQDTKQPLVGATVYIRELKMGAVADSVGSFQLNQVCPGKYTLDVQFVGYITSTLLIQVGNESVVTLGPVRLASDNQTLQEVVVTEHRSEAQQLLQTQVSLSGAALDQTRGQSLGESLKALAGLYAIQTGPSISKPVIHGLYSNRIIILNNGIRQEDQQWGTEHAPQVDQFLASRLTVIKGAASIRYGSDAIGGVILVEPKAMPTKPGIGGELNLVGATNGGMGVVSGLMEGAFDKKLTGLSWRLQGTLKRSGYVKTPNYYLENTSYHETNFSGDLHYDHKNMGIELFYSQFDTKIGLFTGAQVGSLADLYAAINRPEPLAQPGFSYALNRPYQAVQHDLFKARAHLHLNGGGMLTATFARQQNTRREYDYISFSGISTPELYLKLVTHTADLVWEHAPIKTKARSHQEAGQWSGSVGFNGITQGNVREYLFLIPNFRNYGAGLFAIERYAVGRLTLEAGVRYDYRWLRAYFLDEVTKQTYFKTHTWQNANGSLGAAYQLRPDLTLTANFSTAWRAPNVADLYSNGLHQSAVAYERGNPDLQPEQAYNSNLVLAYAGKRLSGEIGVYNNRIENYIYLKPDSVPVVRQRGAFPSYTYAQVRATFRGVDASITYKLTDRFTVTSKNSLLFAYNQTDHDYLVFIPANRSDNNIRYDWAKWGKLTNVYVSVSGLYVSRQNRAPAVTSRQENGAIIFTGDFAAPPPAYFLLGAEAGFQTQVGKQPISVILSGTNLANVAYRDYLNRFRYFADEPGRNLMLKVKLPLFARL; the protein is encoded by the coding sequence TTGAAGGCAATAGGGCGGATGAGTAGGGGAAAGAAAATAAGTTTTCTGATTGCGTTGTGGGTCGCAACGGCTTCGTGGTGTCTGGCTCAATCAGACGCCTGCGTGGCAAAGTTGCAGGGTCAAATTCTGGGTCAGGATACGAAACAGCCGTTGGTAGGGGCAACCGTTTATATTCGTGAGTTAAAAATGGGTGCCGTTGCCGACTCGGTTGGTAGTTTCCAGCTTAACCAGGTTTGTCCCGGAAAGTATACGCTTGATGTTCAGTTCGTTGGGTATATAACCAGTACCCTGCTAATTCAGGTCGGGAATGAATCCGTAGTTACGCTTGGCCCTGTACGATTAGCCTCTGACAACCAGACCTTACAGGAAGTTGTCGTGACCGAGCACCGCTCTGAGGCTCAACAGTTACTCCAAACACAGGTTAGTTTATCGGGCGCAGCCCTCGATCAAACGAGGGGGCAGTCGCTGGGCGAAAGCCTAAAAGCACTCGCTGGGTTATATGCCATCCAAACGGGGCCCAGCATCTCTAAACCCGTTATTCACGGTCTTTACAGCAACCGAATTATTATTCTCAACAACGGCATTCGGCAGGAGGATCAGCAGTGGGGAACCGAACACGCGCCACAGGTTGATCAGTTCCTGGCCTCCCGTCTGACCGTCATAAAAGGAGCGGCCAGTATCCGGTATGGCTCCGATGCGATTGGGGGCGTTATTTTGGTAGAACCGAAAGCAATGCCTACCAAACCAGGCATCGGTGGCGAGCTAAATCTGGTTGGAGCCACCAACGGCGGCATGGGCGTTGTGTCTGGCCTGATGGAAGGCGCGTTCGATAAGAAACTGACGGGGCTGAGCTGGCGCCTGCAGGGAACGCTCAAACGGTCGGGTTATGTCAAAACGCCCAATTATTACCTGGAGAACACCAGTTACCACGAAACCAATTTCTCGGGCGATCTGCACTACGATCATAAGAATATGGGTATCGAACTATTTTACAGTCAGTTCGATACGAAAATAGGCTTGTTTACGGGTGCTCAGGTGGGTAGCCTGGCCGATTTATATGCCGCCATCAATCGGCCGGAACCGCTAGCGCAGCCTGGTTTCTCGTATGCCCTCAACCGGCCCTATCAGGCTGTACAGCATGATCTGTTTAAAGCCCGTGCGCACCTTCATCTCAACGGAGGAGGCATGCTAACGGCAACGTTTGCCCGTCAGCAGAATACACGTCGGGAGTACGATTACATTTCGTTCAGTGGCATCAGTACACCTGAATTATACCTCAAACTGGTTACGCACACCGCTGATTTGGTTTGGGAGCACGCGCCCATAAAAACAAAGGCCCGAAGCCACCAGGAGGCCGGGCAGTGGTCAGGCAGCGTTGGGTTTAACGGCATCACGCAGGGCAACGTTCGGGAGTACCTGTTTTTGATTCCCAACTTCCGTAACTACGGGGCGGGCCTGTTCGCTATCGAACGCTATGCCGTTGGGCGCCTGACGCTGGAGGCTGGGGTGCGGTATGATTATCGCTGGCTCCGGGCCTATTTTCTGGATGAAGTAACGAAGCAGACCTACTTTAAAACGCATACCTGGCAAAATGCAAATGGATCGCTGGGAGCGGCTTATCAGCTTCGTCCGGATCTAACCCTCACGGCCAACTTCAGCACGGCCTGGCGTGCGCCCAACGTGGCCGATTTGTATTCCAATGGGCTGCACCAGAGCGCCGTAGCCTATGAGCGGGGCAATCCTGATTTACAGCCCGAACAGGCATATAACAGTAACCTCGTGCTGGCCTACGCAGGCAAGCGACTGAGCGGGGAAATTGGTGTTTACAACAACCGGATCGAGAACTACATCTATCTTAAGCCCGATTCGGTCCCTGTTGTCCGACAGCGGGGTGCGTTCCCATCCTATACCTATGCGCAGGTACGGGCCACATTTCGGGGTGTCGATGCGTCGATTACCTACAAGCTGACGGATCGATTTACGGTCACGAGCAAAAACTCACTCCTGTTTGCGTATAACCAGACGGATCATGATTACCTCGTCTTTATTCCTGCCAACCGGTCAGATAATAACATCCGGTACGATTGGGCGAAATGGGGGAAACTTACCAATGTCTACGTCTCGGTGAGTGGCCTGTATGTCTCCCGGCAAAATCGGGCGCCTGCCGTTACCAGTCGGCAGGAAAATGGGGCCATCATTTTTACCGGTGATTTTGCGGCTCCCCCACCGGCTTATTTCCTGCTCGGAGCCGAAGCGGGCTTTCAGACTCAAGTGGGGAAACAGCCCATCAGCGTGATCCTGAGTGGCACGAATCTGGCTAATGTGGCGTACCGCGACTACCTGAACCGCTTTCGCTATTTCGCTGATGAACCCGGACGTAATCTAATGCTGAAGGTCAAACTGCCACTTTTTGCCCGGCTATAA
- a CDS encoding SDR family NAD(P)-dependent oxidoreductase has product MDLQIRGKTALVTGSTAGIGLAIAKTLAQEGVEVILNGRNKGRVDALAQQLTAELPGTRFRGIAADFSQVDEINALLAELPQVDILINNVGIFEPKEFSQIPDEDWFKFFEVNVMSGVRLSRHYFPNMLANGWGRIIFVSSESALQIPTEMIHYGTTKTAQLAISRGLAELTTGTEVTVNTVLPGPTLSEGVGDFIGSMAASRKVSVEEMEKDFFKHARPTSIIKRFATTQEIANLVAYLSSPLASATNGAAVRVDGGVTKTIA; this is encoded by the coding sequence ATGGATTTGCAGATACGCGGCAAAACTGCTTTGGTAACCGGATCAACCGCTGGCATTGGGCTGGCTATTGCGAAAACACTGGCTCAGGAAGGCGTCGAAGTTATCCTGAATGGCCGAAACAAGGGCCGAGTCGATGCACTGGCCCAGCAATTGACAGCTGAATTGCCAGGTACCCGGTTCCGGGGAATTGCAGCTGATTTCAGCCAGGTTGACGAAATCAACGCCCTGTTGGCCGAACTGCCTCAGGTAGATATACTGATCAATAACGTGGGCATTTTCGAGCCCAAGGAGTTTTCTCAGATACCCGATGAAGATTGGTTCAAGTTTTTTGAGGTCAATGTGATGAGTGGGGTTCGGCTTTCCCGCCATTATTTCCCCAATATGCTGGCCAACGGATGGGGGCGAATCATTTTCGTCTCCAGCGAATCGGCGCTGCAAATTCCGACGGAGATGATTCATTACGGCACCACGAAAACGGCTCAACTGGCCATTTCGCGAGGATTAGCTGAACTGACCACCGGCACCGAAGTGACCGTTAATACAGTTCTGCCTGGCCCAACCTTGTCAGAAGGGGTTGGCGATTTTATTGGCAGTATGGCAGCCAGCCGTAAGGTGTCTGTAGAAGAAATGGAAAAGGACTTCTTCAAACACGCCCGTCCGACCTCCATCATCAAACGCTTTGCCACGACCCAGGAAATAGCCAACCTGGTGGCTTATCTGTCGAGCCCACTGGCCTCGGCAACCAACGGAGCCGCAGTTCGGGTGGATGGGGGTGTTACCAAGACCATTGCCTGA
- a CDS encoding S66 peptidase family protein has protein sequence MGRPDNNAYVKEYNDELLKVLQEEESTAMPVITEMNFGHTCPVFSLPYGAMAQIDCTSKTFSRVESGVEA, from the coding sequence TTGGGCAGGCCCGATAACAACGCTTATGTAAAGGAGTACAATGATGAATTACTGAAGGTGCTTCAGGAAGAGGAATCAACGGCTATGCCTGTCATTACGGAAATGAACTTTGGTCATACGTGTCCGGTTTTTAGCCTCCCCTATGGGGCAATGGCTCAAATTGACTGTACCTCGAAAACGTTTAGTAGAGTAGAAAGTGGGGTCGAAGCTTAA
- a CDS encoding FAD-dependent oxidoreductase encodes MSEVVTSKRIAIIGAGPAGMTAAYELAKKGYQVDIYEAENNVGGMSRTIQLWDCLVDLGPHRFFSTNRQINELWLEVAGNDYHMIDRQTRIFYRNHFFDYPLKPFNTFSNLGLLETVNSVISYVYQQIFPVPNNGDFESWVINRFGKRLYEMFFKHYSEKLWGIKCTELDADFAAQRIKKLSLYEAVRNSLTGNSGKHQTLVEQFAYPTQGTGMIYERMAQYCRDHKGRVFLNTKVRRVLTEQEQVVGLELADGTTERYDAVISTMPITSLVNTLDGVPSSVKESAAKLTFRNTILVYLLVEGDRLFPDQWLYVHSPELQVGRITNFRNWVPSLYGSSKDTILALELWCNNDDELWHRSDQSLIELATADLRKTGLIANKKVLDGHIHRVPRCYPIYAKGYMDALTPVQNYLSGIANLYPIGRYGSFKYNNQDHSILMGILAAQKLTTDQDQQVDLWAVNTDYETYQESTVITETGLIKQ; translated from the coding sequence ATGAGTGAAGTTGTAACATCTAAACGAATTGCAATTATTGGGGCCGGACCTGCCGGTATGACAGCAGCGTATGAATTAGCTAAAAAAGGATACCAGGTCGATATTTACGAAGCCGAAAATAACGTCGGTGGTATGAGTAGAACAATTCAGCTATGGGACTGTTTGGTCGATCTGGGACCGCATCGTTTTTTTAGCACCAACCGACAAATCAATGAGCTATGGTTGGAAGTAGCGGGCAACGACTATCACATGATCGACCGCCAGACGCGCATATTTTACCGGAATCATTTTTTTGATTACCCTCTCAAACCATTCAACACGTTTTCTAATCTGGGCTTGCTGGAAACCGTAAATAGTGTGATCAGCTACGTTTACCAACAGATTTTTCCAGTTCCCAACAATGGAGATTTTGAAAGCTGGGTAATCAACCGTTTCGGTAAACGGCTCTACGAGATGTTTTTTAAACACTATTCAGAAAAATTATGGGGAATAAAGTGTACTGAACTCGATGCTGACTTTGCGGCCCAGCGAATTAAAAAGCTCTCGTTATACGAAGCCGTCCGCAACAGCCTCACCGGCAATAGTGGTAAGCACCAAACGCTGGTTGAACAATTTGCTTATCCTACCCAGGGAACGGGTATGATCTACGAGCGAATGGCCCAGTACTGCCGGGACCATAAGGGACGGGTATTTCTCAATACGAAAGTCCGCCGAGTACTCACTGAACAAGAGCAGGTAGTGGGTCTGGAATTAGCCGATGGTACCACCGAGCGCTACGATGCGGTTATCAGCACCATGCCGATTACCAGTCTGGTAAATACCCTTGACGGTGTGCCATCTTCGGTCAAAGAGTCTGCAGCCAAATTAACGTTTAGAAACACGATCCTGGTGTATCTGCTGGTTGAAGGGGATCGTCTCTTCCCCGATCAATGGTTGTACGTACACTCGCCGGAACTGCAAGTTGGTAGAATCACTAATTTTCGCAATTGGGTGCCTTCGCTTTATGGCTCCTCGAAAGATACCATCTTAGCCCTCGAACTTTGGTGTAACAACGATGACGAACTTTGGCACCGCTCGGATCAGTCATTGATTGAACTGGCTACGGCCGATTTGCGGAAAACAGGCCTGATCGCCAATAAAAAAGTGCTCGATGGCCATATACATCGGGTTCCGCGCTGTTATCCTATCTACGCTAAAGGGTATATGGATGCTCTGACTCCGGTACAGAATTATCTCAGCGGCATCGCCAATCTATATCCCATTGGCCGGTATGGTTCGTTCAAGTACAACAATCAGGATCATAGCATCCTGATGGGTATTCTGGCCGCCCAAAAGCTAACCACAGACCAAGACCAACAAGTGGATCTATGGGCGGTGAATACCGACTACGAAACCTACCAGGAGAGTACCGTTATTACAGAGACAGGATTAATAAAACAGTAA
- a CDS encoding helix-turn-helix domain-containing protein, whose translation MKHFKSLSEMHRENGLSAPEHPMLSLIRVTPGLVLNFKEFTCDFYMIGLKNIKGGHWLYGRTRFDHEKGSMVFWKPRQVIEIKNLELEEDGFIMLFHEDFLLGNVLQSEIQKYAFFDYETDEALHLAPKEEKVIARLFESIESEYTNNQDEFSKDIILVNIHSLLKYAERFYKRQFINRKELSGKTVTTFNRLLDDYIHEDKFYKEGLPTVAYLASALNMSPRYLSNALKIETGKTAQELIHIALINVAKNKLRESEYNVSEIALSLGFENMSYFSKLFKKEVGKSPKDFKNVLLN comes from the coding sequence ATGAAACATTTTAAATCTTTGAGTGAAATGCACCGTGAGAACGGCTTAAGCGCCCCGGAACATCCGATGTTAAGCTTAATACGCGTCACTCCGGGACTTGTCTTAAATTTCAAAGAGTTCACTTGTGACTTTTACATGATTGGCCTAAAAAACATCAAAGGTGGTCATTGGCTGTACGGCCGTACACGATTCGATCATGAAAAAGGATCGATGGTGTTTTGGAAACCACGTCAGGTGATCGAAATTAAAAATCTTGAGCTGGAAGAGGATGGCTTTATCATGCTCTTTCATGAAGACTTCTTATTGGGCAATGTACTCCAGAGCGAAATTCAAAAATACGCCTTCTTCGATTATGAAACAGACGAGGCATTGCACTTGGCCCCGAAAGAGGAGAAAGTCATTGCCAGGTTATTCGAATCTATAGAATCAGAATATACGAATAACCAGGACGAGTTCAGTAAGGATATCATTCTCGTAAATATTCATTCGCTGTTAAAATACGCGGAGCGATTTTATAAAAGGCAGTTTATCAACCGGAAAGAATTAAGTGGTAAAACGGTTACTACTTTTAATAGACTTTTGGATGACTATATACATGAAGATAAATTCTACAAAGAAGGCCTTCCGACTGTAGCTTATCTGGCTTCAGCGCTAAACATGTCACCACGTTATTTGAGTAATGCCTTAAAAATTGAGACCGGCAAAACTGCTCAGGAGTTGATTCATATTGCACTCATCAATGTTGCAAAAAATAAACTTAGGGAGTCTGAATATAATGTGTCCGAAATCGCTTTATCGTTAGGATTTGAGAATATGTCTTATTTCTCGAAGTTGTTTAAAAAGGAAGTTGGTAAAAGTCCGAAAGACTTCAAAAATGTACTTTTAAATTAA
- a CDS encoding DUF1569 domain-containing protein, translated as MKRSIVNQELLYSTVAIVKYFPKAFFLPQVDGNKFYEKEMQDELKQRIKTITADSKRVWGTMSAAQMLHHLSLSLGGVLGFFDLPDESYWLSRTLFKWILVDFFPEQPRGLRMPLNFVIPHEQWFDLNTEKELLLTILEKAWKTPTESWSAHPLLGKLTRWQWGKLVQIHFDYHLRQFSA; from the coding sequence ATGAAACGCAGCATCGTAAATCAAGAATTGTTGTATTCGACAGTTGCCATCGTTAAATATTTCCCCAAAGCATTTTTTTTACCACAAGTAGACGGTAACAAATTCTATGAAAAAGAAATGCAGGATGAATTAAAGCAGCGGATAAAGACGATCACAGCAGATTCAAAAAGGGTGTGGGGAACGATGAGTGCAGCACAAATGCTGCACCATCTGTCCTTGTCCCTTGGCGGTGTCTTAGGTTTCTTTGATCTGCCAGATGAAAGTTACTGGTTAAGCCGAACCCTCTTCAAATGGATACTGGTTGATTTCTTCCCCGAACAACCAAGAGGCCTGCGGATGCCGTTAAATTTCGTCATCCCACATGAGCAGTGGTTCGATCTGAATACTGAGAAAGAATTGTTATTAACTATATTGGAAAAGGCGTGGAAAACGCCAACCGAAAGCTGGTCAGCACACCCGTTGCTGGGTAAACTAACCCGCTGGCAATGGGGAAAATTGGTACAGATCCATTTTGATTATCACCTTAGGCAATTCAGTGCTTAA
- a CDS encoding SDR family NAD(P)-dependent oxidoreductase: MKQKVWFVTGASKGFGLEIVKTALEAGDKVIATVRSNAVDLTNSLGAPFDLHVVTMDVVNEAEVKKAVSDSIEKFGHIDIVVNNAGFGIVGAIEELSDAEVRKQYDTNVFGVLNIVRAVLPHLRERRSGHIINISSLFGYGALPAWALYGSTKYAIEGISEGLALELAPFNVKVTALAPGLFRTQFLNSGSYSLAANAIAAYDDTAVGQMKNVPAALHGNQPGDPTKLAKVVIELAAVENPPLHLPVGRDSLQTYRTNRDKISAEIEGWADRFTPTEI; the protein is encoded by the coding sequence ATGAAACAAAAAGTTTGGTTTGTAACAGGTGCCAGTAAAGGTTTTGGCCTTGAGATCGTCAAAACTGCCCTTGAAGCCGGTGACAAAGTAATCGCTACCGTTCGCAGTAATGCAGTTGACTTAACAAATAGCCTTGGCGCACCCTTTGATTTACACGTCGTTACCATGGATGTAGTAAATGAAGCAGAAGTTAAGAAAGCGGTTAGCGATAGTATCGAAAAGTTTGGACATATAGATATTGTAGTCAATAACGCTGGTTTCGGCATCGTCGGGGCAATTGAAGAACTTTCTGATGCAGAAGTAAGGAAGCAATACGATACCAATGTATTCGGCGTATTAAACATTGTTCGGGCCGTATTGCCGCATCTCAGAGAAAGAAGATCCGGACATATCATCAATATATCTTCTCTTTTTGGATACGGTGCATTACCTGCCTGGGCTTTATATGGGTCTACCAAATATGCCATAGAAGGTATTTCTGAGGGCCTTGCCCTTGAACTCGCTCCGTTTAATGTTAAAGTTACCGCACTGGCACCAGGTTTATTTCGCACACAGTTTCTGAATTCAGGATCTTATTCGCTGGCTGCTAACGCTATAGCTGCCTATGATGATACAGCCGTTGGACAGATGAAAAACGTGCCTGCCGCATTACACGGCAATCAGCCCGGCGATCCGACTAAGTTAGCGAAGGTTGTTATTGAATTAGCCGCCGTTGAGAATCCTCCCCTACATTTGCCTGTTGGCCGGGATTCGCTGCAAACTTACCGGACAAATCGCGATAAAATCAGTGCTGAAATTGAGGGTTGGGCAGATCGGTTCACACCAACAGAAATTTAA
- a CDS encoding NmrA family NAD(P)-binding protein — MKKQVKVLITGATGKSGGAAIDELLRMGYPVRAMVHSEDERSKQLEAKGVEVVLGDFLNLDDISAAMKGIDTAYLCFPVLVPGVLQATAYFAQAAKENGLKGIINMSQISARREAKSNAAQDHWVGEQILNATGIPTVHLRPTFFDDWFLYIRDLIQDNSEIVLPFGNGRWAPVDSADLGRVVAKAATDIANFGGKVLKLYGPKEYNVFEMAEVISGALGRTVAYKPVTIEQFFEINSKKPASEHFIQHVTHVAEDCVNGIFAGTNDLIEKITGNAPTTLTDFFIRNKAIFN, encoded by the coding sequence ATGAAAAAGCAAGTTAAGGTCTTAATAACCGGCGCGACCGGCAAAAGCGGAGGAGCCGCAATTGATGAACTTTTAAGAATGGGTTACCCGGTAAGGGCCATGGTTCACAGCGAAGATGAACGGTCAAAACAACTTGAAGCCAAGGGTGTCGAAGTAGTATTAGGTGACTTCTTAAATCTTGATGATATCTCAGCAGCCATGAAGGGCATTGATACGGCTTACCTATGTTTTCCGGTATTAGTTCCCGGCGTATTACAAGCAACTGCCTATTTTGCGCAAGCTGCTAAAGAAAATGGTTTGAAAGGCATTATCAACATGTCCCAGATATCCGCGAGACGGGAAGCTAAAAGTAACGCGGCCCAGGACCATTGGGTTGGAGAGCAGATCTTGAATGCTACAGGTATTCCTACGGTGCACTTGAGACCTACTTTTTTTGATGACTGGTTTCTCTATATCCGCGACCTAATTCAAGATAATAGCGAAATCGTACTGCCTTTTGGGAACGGACGTTGGGCACCTGTTGATTCTGCTGATTTGGGCCGGGTTGTCGCTAAGGCCGCTACCGATATAGCAAATTTTGGCGGCAAGGTACTTAAACTATATGGTCCAAAAGAATATAATGTATTTGAGATGGCTGAAGTTATTTCAGGTGCATTAGGTAGAACAGTTGCATACAAGCCAGTAACCATAGAACAATTTTTTGAGATCAATTCTAAAAAGCCAGCAAGCGAACATTTCATTCAGCATGTGACGCATGTTGCAGAAGATTGCGTGAATGGAATTTTTGCGGGAACCAACGATTTAATCGAAAAAATTACCGGAAATGCACCAACGACGCTAACTGATTTTTTCATCCGGAACAAAGCAATATTTAATTGA
- a CDS encoding DUF420 domain-containing protein produces MAVFATNQPAISESFLNQMHNFLKLNPATVIRNYKPLIWTLALEINGLIIFVIFFPHKERFSDYDFSYLPLLEAIMNGLTFIFLLLALLAIKQKNIPKHRNLIWSAFLSTLFFLVSYLLYHFTTPSTKFGGQGAIRYIYYFILITHILLAVVIVPLALISISRGLNMEVELHRKITRWSMPIWLYVSSTGVIVYLLISPYYSK; encoded by the coding sequence ATGGCCGTTTTCGCCACTAACCAGCCGGCCATATCTGAGAGCTTTTTAAATCAGATGCACAACTTTTTGAAACTAAATCCAGCAACCGTGATTAGAAATTACAAACCGTTGATCTGGACGCTTGCATTAGAAATAAATGGACTGATCATATTCGTCATCTTTTTTCCGCACAAAGAAAGATTCAGCGATTATGATTTTTCTTATTTGCCCTTGTTGGAAGCCATCATGAATGGGCTAACATTCATTTTCTTACTACTCGCACTCCTCGCTATTAAGCAAAAAAATATCCCGAAACATCGTAACCTAATATGGAGCGCTTTTTTAAGTACTCTGTTTTTTTTAGTGTCGTACCTACTTTATCATTTCACCACGCCGTCAACAAAATTTGGCGGACAAGGTGCCATTAGGTATATCTATTATTTTATTTTGATCACACATATCCTACTGGCTGTTGTCATCGTACCCTTAGCATTGATTTCGATCAGCAGGGGGCTGAATATGGAAGTCGAATTACACAGGAAAATCACCCGCTGGTCGATGCCTATCTGGCTGTATGTGAGTTCCACAGGCGTCATCGTCTACTTGTTGATATCGCCTTACTATAGTAAGTAA
- a CDS encoding HD domain-containing protein codes for MILDIRPPDSTIARQAEEFARSVSSDVLFNHVMRCYYFGELFARQKGVKIDHELMFVSSVLHDLGFTEAGHGPNRFEIEGAHAARNFLLERGVAEERTWQVWHNIALHVGDMNLFKDEPTRMMQFGILFDLTSLPPEVSLNPKDVAEVVHYYPRVGFKRGFLEVFTKELDSKQPYPHRFHLCSCIEHHRTGTLPIPKPEDFLGSAPFDE; via the coding sequence ATGATTTTAGACATCAGACCACCTGATTCCACCATAGCACGCCAGGCCGAAGAATTTGCTCGTTCCGTATCCAGCGATGTGTTATTTAACCACGTTATGCGCTGTTATTATTTTGGAGAGTTATTCGCCAGGCAAAAAGGTGTAAAAATTGATCACGAACTCATGTTCGTATCTTCCGTACTGCATGATCTGGGATTTACTGAAGCAGGACATGGGCCTAACCGGTTTGAGATTGAAGGTGCACATGCTGCACGCAATTTTCTTTTGGAAAGAGGTGTGGCTGAGGAAAGAACATGGCAGGTATGGCACAACATTGCGTTGCACGTCGGCGATATGAATTTGTTTAAAGATGAGCCCACACGCATGATGCAGTTTGGTATACTTTTCGATCTTACGAGTTTACCTCCGGAGGTCAGTCTTAATCCCAAAGACGTCGCTGAGGTAGTACACTATTATCCGCGTGTCGGTTTTAAGCGTGGCTTTTTGGAAGTATTTACAAAAGAGCTTGACAGCAAACAACCATATCCACACCGCTTCCACTTATGCAGTTGTATCGAACACCATCGTACCGGCACACTGCCAATTCCAAAGCCGGAAGACTTTTTAGGTAGTGCCCCCTTTGACGAATAA
- a CDS encoding carbonic anhydrase, which produces MTDFSQFEFRNLPGFDQNNFDGFDQAIPMKTMVIYCFDPRASEIPKAVADYLGDEVYPGENKVDENGVRIGHTRTLFTLSNGGGRALQSLQSIATMDYLFHYKNVVIVHHSFCGMTSYTPELLIEKFHDHHHVDISGLWGHEDMAIEDYEKTIKHDIELLANSPLVPKHLNLYGFFYEINSGQLTEVVRVPAEERNA; this is translated from the coding sequence ATGACAGATTTCAGCCAATTCGAATTTAGGAACCTCCCAGGATTCGACCAAAACAACTTCGATGGCTTCGACCAAGCTATCCCAATGAAAACGATGGTGATCTATTGCTTCGATCCAAGAGCCTCAGAAATCCCTAAAGCAGTAGCCGATTACTTGGGGGATGAGGTCTACCCGGGAGAAAATAAAGTAGATGAGAATGGGGTGCGTATCGGTCATACCCGTACCCTGTTTACCTTATCAAACGGAGGTGGCCGCGCCTTACAATCTTTGCAATCAATCGCAACTATGGATTACCTGTTCCATTATAAGAATGTGGTCATCGTCCATCACTCATTCTGCGGTATGACCTCTTATACACCGGAACTGCTGATAGAAAAGTTCCACGATCATCACCATGTTGACATTTCCGGCCTGTGGGGTCACGAGGATATGGCCATCGAAGATTACGAAAAGACCATCAAACACGACATAGAACTGTTGGCTAATAGCCCGCTTGTCCCTAAACACCTGAACCTTTACGGTTTCTTTTATGAGATCAACTCAGGTCAGCTTACTGAGGTCGTTCGTGTGCCTGCCGAAGAAAGAAACGCATAA
- a CDS encoding TetR/AcrR family transcriptional regulator, which yields MMMKTSDTEFKDLRTVEMAGLKPRQRILKTAYALFNSYGFNNIGIDRIIAESGVSKRSFYQYFPSKTDLMGACLDFREALRFMDLEKRVALFNDDPKQEILAIFDSMYDWFAEEDFNGCAFNRGLNEFNYADSEPLRKKVDHHFKQWADFINVRLAKLTTAENSEVLLAQLLSLVTGAPIIAMISGKREVALFNKQVAEALLSEL from the coding sequence ATGATGATGAAGACCTCTGATACAGAATTTAAAGATTTACGCACCGTGGAGATGGCCGGCCTGAAACCCAGACAAAGGATTTTAAAAACAGCTTATGCCTTATTTAACAGCTATGGTTTCAATAATATTGGTATTGACCGGATCATAGCGGAGAGTGGTGTATCGAAACGTTCTTTTTACCAGTATTTTCCCTCGAAGACTGATCTGATGGGAGCTTGTTTAGATTTCAGGGAAGCACTTCGTTTTATGGATCTGGAAAAGCGGGTTGCCTTGTTCAACGATGATCCGAAGCAGGAAATATTGGCAATTTTTGATTCGATGTATGATTGGTTCGCCGAGGAGGACTTTAATGGCTGCGCTTTCAATCGTGGTTTGAATGAGTTTAATTATGCCGATTCTGAACCTTTGCGCAAAAAGGTAGATCATCACTTCAAACAATGGGCTGACTTTATTAATGTTCGTTTGGCTAAACTTACCACTGCTGAAAATTCAGAAGTACTGCTTGCGCAATTATTAAGCCTGGTTACCGGAGCACCTATTATTGCAATGATATCCGGTAAACGCGAGGTGGCTTTATTCAATAAGCAAGTCGCTGAAGCTCTTTTATCAGAACTTTGA